In Helianthus annuus cultivar XRQ/B chromosome 3, HanXRQr2.0-SUNRISE, whole genome shotgun sequence, a single window of DNA contains:
- the LOC110931426 gene encoding uncharacterized protein LOC110931426, whose product MKKATAMGLFNGIKFSNEGLRVNLEKCSIYGIGVEDHEVQDMANLLRCKKAPIQVLESLDRIRRVFFWGGSEEKARMNWMAWDKTIAPVEYGGLGFGSLRDANIAMLAKWWWRFKTKKSGLWRRVIWAIHHNSRGWKDIPIKVSMARPWKSIASVRNILLAADIDLNTASNAVLADDKWLWKFDGSGSFNVASIKRILGAANRVRPARVFKWNNWVPEKVGIVAWRAEMERLPTKSALFARNIPVQNQMCAMCGNYFETSEHIFVSCHFAQLIWQNVVNWCSIPPIIAFDIKDLLTLHEISSGSSRKKKVL is encoded by the exons ATGAAAAAAGCCACTGCTATGGGTCTTTTTAACGGAATCAAATTCTCTAATGAAG GACTAAGAGTAAATTTAGAGAAGTGTAGCATCTATGGGATAGGGGTGGAGGATCACGAAGTACAAGATATGGCAAACTTGTTAAGGTGTAAAAAAG CCCCGATACAAGTTTTGGAGTCCCTTGATAGAATAAGACGAGTATTCTTTTGGGGAGGATCGGAGGAAAAAGCTAGAATGAATTGGATGGCATGGGATAAAACGATAGCTCCGGTGGAATACGGGGGTTTGGGGTTTGGTTCACTAAGGGATGCGAATATAGCGATGTTGgcaaaatggtggtggaggtttaaAACGAAAAAAAGCGGTTTGTGGAGACGCGTTATCTGGGCAATACATCATAATTCGCGAGGATGGAAAGATATCCCAATAAAAGTTTCTATGGCCCGGCCTTGGAAGAGTATCGCTAGTGTTCGAAATATTTTATTAGCCGCTGATATCGATTTAAATACAGCTTCAAATGCAGTCTTGGCTGAtg ACAAGTGGTTGTGGAAGTTTGATGGTTCGGGTTCGTTTAATGTTGCAAGCATAAAAAGAATTCTGGGAGCGGCTAATCGCGTGCGGCCTGCAAGGGTATTCAAATGGAATAATTGGGTCCCGGAAAAAGTTGGAATAGTGGCATGGAGAGCTGAAATGGAACGCTTGCCGACAAAGAGTGCATTATTTGCTCGGAATATTCCAGTGCAAAACCAAATGTGCGCCATGTGTGGAAACTATTTCGAGACTAGTGAACACATTTTTGTTTCATGTCACTTTGCTCAACTGATATGGCAAAATGTTGTGAATTGGTGCTCGATTCCACCTATCATTGCATTTGATATAAAGGATTTATTAACACTACATGAGATAAGCTCGGGTTCCTCCAGAAAGAAGAAGGTGTTGTAG